The window TTTTAGACGATATGTTGGTACAATGATTAACCATGCATGTTTAGGAGGTCAAGAAGAGGTAAAATATTAGCTTCAAGATAAAGCGTTTTAAATTGGCGCCCAAGCATTAAATCCGGAAGACCCGTTTTTCTTTTAAAAATTATCATGTGGCATACCATTTGGGGATATTGCGGATGTTTACTTGACCGGAATAGAATTTTGATTCGCTTCCGTAAAATTTCGTTATGGTTTATTGTTACTTTATGTTTAAATAGTAAGGAAATTTTAATTTAAATGTTTATAAATTAATTCAATCCATCAAGGCTAAATGAACTCAACTCCTGACGGTCAATCAGCCGAATCCGGCGCCCCAAAAAGAGCACCTGTTGTTTCTTTTAGCAGCCTTACTGGTTATCATCATTTATAGCAACACCCTGACCGGCCCGTTTATTTTTGACGACCGGCCGCACAAGGATTTTGGCTTTTGGCGTACTTTGTTGTACGTCACAAGCCATAAATCCGCGGAGAACAAAGCTCATCGAGAAAATAGCCGCTCAGAAAGCAAAAATATTGTAACCGAATACCATCTGTTGGTTCTTTAGGGGCAACATTTCAAATAGTAGAGGAACCCAAGACGATATTGATGTGAAAGGAACTTAGCATTGGGGCAAAACATTTCCAGAAGAACTTTCCTAAGAGGCGGCATGGCAACGGCAGCCGGTCTGGCAGCCGACAGCATTCCGGGTGCCGCTGCAGCTTCACGACCCGAAGAAAAAACACAACTGGCCACCTTGCTGGACATTAGCAAATGCATCGGCTGCGGTGCGTGTGTGGAAGCCTGTAACGAAACCAATGCCCATAAATATCCGATTCCCCAGAAGCCCTTTCCCAAAATGGTTCCTTCCCGGGCCAAGGTATCGGATTGGTCCGACAAAAGAGATGTTACCGAGCGGCTGACGCCTTACAACTGGCTTTTTATTCAGCAGGCCAGCGTCGATATCAATGGTGAAGAAACCGAATTGACGATTCCGCGCCGCTGCATGCACTGCATAAACCCGCCCTGTGTTAAACTGTGCCCCTGGGGTGCAGCCAAACAGCTCGAAAACGGAATTTCCAGAATAGACCCGGAGATCTGCCTGGGCGGCTCCAAATGCAATGCGGTCTGCCCCTGGGATATTCCGCAGCGCCAAACCGGAGTAGGATTGTATCTGGACATTCTGCCCAACTTTGCCGGAAACGGTGTGATGTTTAAATGCGACCGCTGCTATGATCAGGTTGAGGCCGGCCAACTGCCTGCCTGTATTGATGCCTGCCCGGAGGATGTCCAAACCATCGGACCGCGCGATGAGATCATAAAACAAGCCCATCAACTGGCCAAAGAGATGAATGGTTATATCTACGGTGAAACCGAAAACGGCGGCACCAACACCCTTTACGTTTCGCCGGTTCCCTTCGGGGCCCTGGACGATGCCATTGAAAAAGGAAAAGGCAAACCACACCTGGCGCCCGTTTCCGATCGGATGGCGGATGCCAATAACCTGGCCGCTGCCATGGTGATCGCCCCGTTGGCCGGAATCGCGGCCGCCGCCAGGAAGATTTACAACTATACAAGAAAAACCCAAGAGGAGCGTGCCTGATGAAAACAACCGCCGCCTCGCTCGCTCAATCAAACAGCCAAAATCGATCGCTGCAGCTCTTATATGCCCTGACCGTTTTTTTGATGGCGTTAACCGGATTCGGTCAGATGCCGATTTACAAGCGCTACTACCTGTCCGATATTCCCGGATTTGGCTGGCTGGCCAATTTTTGGACCACCCGCTATGTGCATTATATAGGGGCTGCCATGCTGCTGGCGATTGTCGCTTATATGATCGTTGAGTACGTCATCTTAATTCGAGCGCAACGCAAAATATCCTTCAGTGGTTATCTGCGCGGGGCATTGCTGCTGGGTATCTTGCTGACCGGAATATGTTTTGTGATTAAAAATTTTGCCGTGTTCGTCTTTTCTCCCGAATTTATCATTGCTTTAAACCTAAGCCATCTGGGTTTTGTCATGGCATTTTTGCTGGCCAACCTGTATTGTCTGGTTTTTAAAAAACAGTGGACAAATGCCCGCTAAGACCTTATTAATTACGAGGAGTAAGGCTATGAAAGAAATTTTGATTATGCTGGCCATTGTAGGGATCTGGTATCTCCTGCAGGCCTATATCCTGCCTAAAATGGGCATTTCGACCTGACTGAAGGATTCTTGTCAGGTGACAAGCAATCATGACAGCACCCAAGAAAGCGAACCGCAAACCGATAAAAGATAAAGATTTTGAGCTTATTCGTGCCATCAATTCAGGCCAATTCGACCGATTTCCGGATCTTGTCAAGCGCTACGAACAAAAGCTTTACAATTTCAGCCTCAGAATGTGCCGGGATGCAGCTGATGCTGAAGATACGGTTCAGGAAACCTTTCTGAATGTTTTCAGATATTTGAAAGATTTCCGCTACGAAACGAAGTTCAAAAACTGGCTTTACCGCGTGGCTGCCAGTACGTGCATCAAGAAAAGACGAAGATCAAAGTTTGCACCCCAGCGGGAACTATCCCTGGATGAGTTTTATCCCCAGAGCGAAGCCGAAATTCCCGGCCAGGTTCCCGATTGGGCCCAAATGCCCCTGGATAAAGTGCTGAGCAATGAGCTTTTGGACAAGATTAACGAAGCCATTGTCACGCTGCCGGAAAAGTACCGACTCGTGATCGTATTGCGAGACATTGAAGGATTCAGTACCGCTGAAACCGCCCAGATTTTGAACTTATCCGATGCAAATGTGAAAGTCAGACTGCACCGGGCGCGTTTATTTTTGAGAGATAGGTTGAAAGGGTATTTTGAAAATGAATAAAGATGAGCACGATCATAAACACTGCCTGGAGCTGTTTGAAAAGCTTTCCGAGTATCTGGATCATGAACTGGATGAAGTGACCTGCCAAGACATCGAAAAACACATCAAAGAATGCGTGCCGTGCTTTGTATGCCTGCAGACCCTTAAACGGACCATTGACCTGTGCAAACAGACCGAAAATAGATCGGTCCCAGAAGAATTCTCAAAAAGGCTGAAAGACGTCATTCAAAATATGCCCAACCCCGGCCCGACAGCCAAATAAAGCCTACCGATAAATGGCCCCATTGAGCGCAAAGACCTATCAAGACTGACGGTTCTGCAAAGAAGCCATTTGCCGCTCTCTTTTTTTCAGATCCTCAAGACACACCGCGATGTAGTCGCCGCATAGCTTGGCCGTATCGCCGTTTTCGCAATGGCGCTGGAATCCCTTGATCCATTCTTTGCCGCCCCGGGGACAGATTTCCATAAATTCGACAAAGCGAATCAGCCGATCGATAATGTTTTTAGAAACGGCGTGCTCGACCCTGCAGGACGCTTCCTCGGCCTCATCTGGATCAATTAACAGGATTTTGACAAAAAATTCTTTGAGCGCAGCATGCCGTCTTACTATTTCGGCCGCCCGTTTTTTGCCTTTGGCGGTCAGGGTAATAATATCGTAAGGCGCATAATTGACCAGGCCTTTTTCGGAAAGCGAACGCAAAGCTCCAGTGACAGAAGATTTGTTGACCGCCATCCGGTCCGCGATATCTTTGGCTCTGGCGGCCTGTTTTTCCGCCGAAATGTGGAAGATGGCCTCCAGATAATCTTCCATATTGGCACTGAGCGTTTTTAAACGGCGCATTTGATGGTTCCTTTAAGGGTGTCTGAGATTGAATCCAATCGCCAACAACCAGCTGGTCGGGCTAATTGATATTTTTTTTTACCACGAAGGTCACGAAGTTTTTTAAGGTTTTTCATAAGACATCTTTCTTTGTGTTCTTCGTGCTCTTCGTGGTTAATTTAGCGTCTCGATTTCACCTCGAAATTTAAGGCGGCTGAACATTATCCGGGTTTTCTTCACACGTTGCGGCTGTGTCTGACGGGCAGCTTGAGCACCCGCAACTGCACGGGTCTTCCTGTTTAAAATTCTTCAAGAACTTTCGGATTAAAAACGCCGCGGCAATCGCAACGATGATGATAACAATAATGGTTTGCATGCTTAATTCACCATAATCCCCAGGGCGGATCCGATTTGAAAGATGAGTACCGCTAATAGAAATGCCAGCACTGTATTAAAAAGCATGGCAAACGCTCCCCACTTCCAGGAGCCAGCTTCCCTTGAAATGCAGACCACTGAAACAAAACAGGGCGAATAAAACATGGTAAACACAATCAGGCCGATGGCCATCAGCGGCGACCAGCCGGGCTTCCTGGCCAGCGTATCTGATAACGATCCGCTCTGCTCCGGATCCACCTCACCCAGTGAATAAGCGGTACCCAGAGTTGACACCACCACTTCTTTGGCGGCAAATCCGCCGACCAGGGCGATATTGGTGCGCCAGTCAAAACCGGCCCATTTCGAAACAACTTCCAGCGCAGTCCCGATGCGGCCGGCAATTGAGCCGCGCAAGCCAGCTTCGGCTTCAAGGGCATCGATGCTTTGCAGCCTTTGTTTAAGGTCGCGCGCGGCCGGCGAAAGTTCAGTGTTATCGTCGGTTGCATCCAGTTCATTGGCTGCCGCAGGCAACGCCTTGCGTATTTCTATCTGGCGTTGCTTTTCAAATTCAGCAAGCTTGGTCTCTGGCAATCCGGGAAAAGTCATCATCGCCCACAGCACAATCGACAATCCTAAAATGACGGTGCCGGCCTTTTTGATATATTGCCAGGTGCGTTCCCAGGTATGAATAGCCAGGCCTTTAAAGGTCGGCATACGGTAGGGCGGCAGCTCCATTACAAATGGTGTCGGCGCGCCTTTGATGACGGTGACGCGCAGCAGCTTGGCAACCAGCAGCGCCCCTCCCCAGGCGCCAAGGGTAATCAAAAACATAATAAGTGCCTCATATTTTGCAAAAAAGGCAGCAATCAGCAGGGCAAATATGGGTAATTTGGCACCACAGTTCATAAATGGCACCGTCAACAAGGTCGCCAAACGTTCGCGCGGCGACTTGAGTGTACGGGTCGCCATCACTCCCGGTACCGCACAGCCCCCGGCAATCCCGCCGGATACGATAAAGGCCATCACTGAGCTGCCGTGCAGGCCAAAAATGCGAAATATGCGATCCAGCATGAAAGCCACCCGGGCCAGGTAACCGGAGTCCTCCAGGATGGCAATACCGAAGAACATAAACATGATTAGGGGCACAAAACCCAGAACGCCACCGACACCATCAATGATACCCGATACAATCAATGATTGCAGCAATCCCTCGGGTAAAACAGCCGTCGCCGTTGACCCCAACCAGCCGAAAAAACTTTCCATCAATCCCACCGGCACCTCACTGTAGGTAAACGTAAAATGATAAAGCCCGGCAATGACCGCCAGCATGATCAGGGGGCCCACAAAGCGATTGGTCAATACCTTGTCGATTCGGTCCGAACTGTAAAGCCGGTTACGGTCGTATTTGTGGTGGATCACTCCCTGCTTAAGTATTGATTTGATATATCCGTAGCGCTGGTCGGCAATCATGGCTTCAGGATAAGTGTCGAGGGTATTCTGCAAATGGCGGGAAACCTTACGCACCCGCTCTTCCAGCCGGCTGGAAAGATCGGCATCGGCCTTTCGGCCAAGGGTCAGGATTTGTTCATCACTTTCCATGTATTTTAAGGCAATCCAGCGGGCTTGATAGGTGTCGGTCAAAAAGTGTTTGTCGGCAATTTCTTTTTCCATTTCAGACAGCACCGGATCGATATCCGCGCCATAGGAAATTTTCAAGGGATAGAATTCATTGTTTTCACCGATGATCCGGGCGGCGCTGGCCATGAGCTCTTTTTTGCCCCGGCCGGTGCGTGCCACAGTCGGAACCACAGGTATACCCAACAGAGATGAAAGTTTTTCGGCATTCACCTTGATGCCGCGCTTTTTGGCCACATCGATCATGTTAAGGGCAATGCAGATCGGGATACCCATTTCCAAAAACTGGATGGCCAGGTACAGATTGCGCTCCAGGTTGGAGGCATCCACGATATTGATGACCACTTCCGGTTTCTGGTTGACCAAAAAATCGCGCGCCACCACTTCTTCAAGTGAGTAGGCAGTCAGCGAGTACGTGCCGGGAAGATCCACAATGTGCAACCTGAACCCGTCGCGCACATAGGTGCCTTCTTTCTTTTCAACCGTCACGCCCGGATAATTTCCAACGTGCTGTCGTGATCCGGTCAACTCATTAAATAGTGTTGTCTTGCCGGCGTTCGGATTACCGGCCAGAGCTACCGTTGGTGCCATATATTACTCAACCTCCACTTCGATGTAGTCGGCTTCATTATTGCGCAGCGTCAGCGTTGTCCCCATGACCCTTAAGGCCACAGGGTCATTCAAGGGTGCGCGACCCTGAATTTTAATCTCTGTCCCCGGCACCAGCCCCATGTCGCGGATGCGTCGGCCAAGCTCACCAGCCACTTTAATGCTGGCAATGGTGCCAGCTTGATTATCGCTCATGTTGCGCATATTGATTCGCATGTTGCGTCCGTCTCCCCTGATTTCTGCGGTTAAGCGCGAAATTGAAAAAGTTAGGTATACCAAACTTTATACGGAGTCAAGAAAAAAATTAGGAATAATGAATTATTTGAAGTTGGCAATGGAATAGTCCTGTGTAAATTGACATTCATTAAATCCGGAAATTGAACCGCCTAACGACAACTCGCGGCAGGAAGGGCAGGCATCCGAAAATCACGGCTGGGTAAGCCCGTGATGGAAGGTTGATGGTGATCGGGCAGATCAGAATCATCACTAATTGAGCGGTAGGCAAGCCGATTTATCGGCTGTCATCAACTGTCACCTGAATTAAATTCTATAAATAAATTCGCGTCTTCACCGTCGATTTCGGGTCTGTTTTTCATCCAGTTGAGTATGCGGCAGCCGTCGGTAGCGCCGTTGGGGGCTGAGCAGCTGATGTAAGGCATAATCGGATCCCCGGCAACGGATTTGTAGTAGAGCATTTTTGCGCGTGCGCTGGGAAATTCCGCCATCTCCAGAAGATGGACGATATATATCGTGCAGTCACCTTCAAACAAATCACTTTTCTCGCGCGAATCCGTGATGCGCTTTTTAAAAGATTCAATCGCCGCCTGGCTGTCTTCAGCCTCAACAATCAGGTTAAATTCTCCGTGTCTTCGTTCCGATTCCAGTTCGGCCTGCTGATTGGTCATATGCAGAAATTTACCAATGTAAAGCATCTTTTACCCTTTCTGTGTGCCAATCGGTTGCATTTAAAATGGGGTACCTTAAACCCGCAATCACTTCTCTCTGACCGCTAGGCATCTTAGACCTTCCAGATCGTTTTGTCCAGAGCCATGCCAATTTTAGATCTTAGCTCTGGGTATAAATTATATTTCAAAGTTAATTCAAGGCTTAGTTCAAACGTACTGCTTTTAAATGGCTATGTTTATTTTCAGGAGTAGTAAATATAAGGGATACAACTTGCAGATTGTTGGCCTGTTTTTTGCCTCTTAAAAAAACAGGTCGCAAAAAATATTCTCTGCGATCTCTGCGTCTTTGCGGTGAATGATAAATCATCATTCGAGGATGATGGTTTGGCCGTGCTGCAGCACTGCAAAATCTTCTTGCGGAATCTGGTTTTGTTTTAGAGCGCTGGCCAGCCGTTTGGGGGGCTCATCCAGTGGCTCATCGGTTAAAATAAAGGTGCCCCAGTGTATGGCTACTGATTTTTTGGAACGAAGATCTTTGTGGATTTGAACCGACTCTTCAGGGTTGACGTGGTGTTTTTTCATAAACCAGCGCGGCTCATACGCGCCGATGGGTATGGCTGCCAGATCGAAGGGGCCCAGTTTTTCTCCAATTTCCCTGAAATGAGGTGCATACCCGGTATCCCCCACAAAAATAAATTGAAAGTTCTTGGCTTTGATGACCCAACCGGACCACAGCGTTTTATTTCTGGAAAAAACGCTGCGCTTGCTCCAGTGCTGTACCGGCACTGCAATGATCTCGAGATCGCCGTCCGGTTGCCGGTCCCACCAGTCCATCTCAACCACCTGATCGATACCGCGGATGGCAACCCAGCTCTTTAACCGCAGGGGTACATAAAAACGGGTTTTTTCACCTCCGGGTCTTTGGCGCAATTTTTTGATGGATTGCTCATCCAGGGAATCATAGTGGTCATGGGAGATCAAAACGATATCGATCGGCGGCAAATCTTCGAGTGCCAACCCCAACGGAGCCGCTCTTTTCGGGCCGGCCCACTGCACCGGTGAGGTTCGCTCTGAAAAATGAGGATCCGTTAAGATATTATAACCTGCCACCTGCAACAACACGGTGGCATGTCCGATCCAGGTCACGGTGATCTTCTCTCGATTCTGTCTCAGGAAATCAGGATCGTTTTCAGCCAAGGGGAAATCGTAGCTTTCCGGGCCCGGGATATCCATTTTGGCACGTTCGCGCCGCCATTTGATGAAATCCCCAAAGCTGTTTTCCTCATAGGCATGGACATTTCTAAAGCCGTTGGCCGTATGATGGGGTTTGTCGGGCGGAGGCGCTTGAGCCGCACAGTTCAATGCCGTCATGCACAAAATAGCCATCATCAGATATCGATAAACGCAATTTGAATTCAACATGAAAATATCGTTAGCATCCCAGCGACTTTGTTTTTCATCACAGAGAACACAGAGATTGCATTCATTTGGATTGAAATGATCACCTGTTTTAGCTTTCTCTGTGTGCTCTGTGCGCTCTGTGGTTAGAGTTCACAATTTCTCATAATTTACTGCCGCAATACTTGCAATATTTGGCGTCTTTATCATGTCCTTCAGCACTGCACTCCGGACACGCCTGGGTGGAGATCTGGCGTTTGAATGCTTGCGCCAATTCTACCGTCACAATGCCGGTCGGAACGGCAATAATACCATATCCTATAATCATGATCAGTGACGAAAGCAACTGGCCCAAAATGGTCTGGGGTGATATGTCACCGTAGCCGACGGTGGTCAGCGTTACGATGGCCCAGTAAATACTTTTGGGTATGCTGGTAAAACCGTGTTGCGGATCTTCTACCAGGTAAATAAATGCGCCAAAAATGGTCACCAGCGTCAATACGGCAATCAGAAAGACAATAACTTTGCGCAGACTGGCACGCAATGCCTGTGTGAGCATCCGGGCCTCACCCAGATATTGCACCAGTTTAAGAATTCGAAATATTCTCAAAACCCGCAAAATGCGGATGACCAGTAGATACTGGGCACCCGGAACAAAGATACTCAGATAGGTGGGCAGAATCGCCATAAGATCAACAACACCATAGAAGCTGGTGGCATAGGCTCCCGGGCGCCCCACGCTCATCAGTCGCAGGATATATTCGATGGTAAACAGAATCGTAAAAATCCATTCACCGACCAGTAAAATCGGACCGTAGGATTTTTGAACAACGCTGACACTGTCAAGCATCACCAAAAGAACACTGGCCAGGATAGCCACAATCAACAAGACATCGAACCATTTCCCGGCCGGTGTGTCGGCTTCAAAAATGACTTCATGCACTTTCAGCCGCCAGGGACTCCGCGCGTTTGTTGGGCTCATTTTTGTTTGACCTCATACCCCTTTTTTCTTAATAAATCGACAACACTTTCGGGGCCGACCAGATGGCCGGCACCCACCACAAAAAGAACATTTTTATTTTTGCCCATAGCGTGTTCGACTTCTTTCACCCATTTTAGATTGCGCTGTATCAGCAGGCGATCATTCAAATCCGGATAATTCTTAAAGCTTTTGTGCAAAAGCTTATGCAGCTCGTCGGCATTGCCGGTTTTCCAATTTTTCACCAGATCACCAGCCAGTTCACTGACCAATTCCAAGTCCTTTAACGTCTGGTTTAAAAAATCTTTTTGATTCGTGTCTGTCATGTTGCCTAGCAAATTTATTTGATACTCCGGGTCTTCCAAAAAGCCGATTTCCTTACCGCCATTTTTAGCCTTGTTAAAAAAATAAACATCAATCCCGTATAAGGGATTGTAACCCAGGCGCTGCAATTCCACGGTGGTTAATGTAAGGGCCACAAACCAGGGTTTGAATCGTGCAAATGCCTCCGGGGGTAGGCCGAGCTCACTCAATTTTTTCTTGAGCTGTTGACGGGTATTGCCGGCAAGATTTTGAAACAGGTTCTGCCCTTCCGGATACATCCCCAGCGCCAGCATTTTGCCCTGCATGGACGGATCCTGCATGGCGCCGATATCGGTTTCAAATACAATCCGCTGGCTGTTGGCAAAAGCGCTTTCGATGGCGGCAGCCAGCGGATAGCTATCCTGTTTGAGGACATGCAAAGATCCCAGCAGATAAACATTGTTCGACTGGGTTTGAATCGACCAGAGACAATTTTTTGTGGTCTGCTGGGTGGTGACGGTTTTTGCCGGCAGCTCTGAGATGTTCGCCGAAAAAGTTGTTAAAAAGAGAAAGGCAAACAAAGCAAAACGAAACGCGTATTTTATCAGAAGTCGCTGTCGCATGAAGGTTCCTTTCTAAGAAGGATGTTTTAAGCATCAAAAGAAGTCATTTCCAGTAGGGGCGGATCCGGTTGGCCGGATTTTAATTTATCCAGAAGCGCTTGTGTGTTGGCAATAAACGACAGACAATGACGGTATTGCTGCAAAAGAGCATGGGCTTTCATGGCCAGACTTTCGGCCGCCTGCTGGTGATCTTGCTCCAGGTGGACATACACACCGGCGGCTTTGATCAAACCTTTTAAGGCCTGCCGTTTGTCGCCGGATTCAGCCTTCCAGATGGCTTCCAGATGATCATGGAACTCAAAGAAAAGGCCCTGGTTCCAGATCAGCAGGGCCTGCTGCAAGGGGTCATTAATAGCGTCGCGGCGGATGGTATCAAAAACCCGCTGATAGCTGAGAAGGCGCGCATCAATGTAAGCCGTATAGACGGATGCCAGGTTTTGCTCGCGCCATCGACGCGCGGCGTTCGTAACCGCATCTAATTTCATGACATCCAGCGTCTCAACAAAGGCATCGGACAACGAGTTGCGGATATCTCTTGCCGTTCGATCTGTAAACGGATCAAACTTTCCGTGTGCTTTTACTCCCATTGTTTCAGAATCTCATTGACCATCTTACCATCCGCCTGCTTGCCAAAATGCTTCATAATGGTGCCCATCGCCTGCATTTTGTTTTTGTATTCGGAAAAATCAATGTTCTCCTTGATCCAGGCAATGACCTCTTCACGGTCGGCCATACGGGGCAAATACTGCTTAAGAATTGCCAGATATTCGGAAGAATCTTCGTCTTTGGCTTCCAGGACCAGTCGCTCCGACTTGGCCAATCCCAGAATGATACCGATGATGTCATCGTCGGTAATTTCTTCACCGCTTTTAAGGCGGGTGGATTCTTTACCGCTTTCCAGGGTAATCGGAACCGTCAGTTTTGGAAATTCAGCCATAATTTGACGGATGGCGCTGCGCGCGGCCACGTTTTTTTGCAGCATGGACTGCTTCAGGTCTGCTTTTAGCTTTTCCAGCAAAGGCGTGTCCATTTCCGGATTCCATCCGTAGGTCTCATTTGGTCTGTTGCTCATGGCGCTCTCCTTTACTGTCGTTAAAATTCTAGGCATCAATAAATTTGGGGGGCAACGGTGGATCGGCGGTAATGGCCTTGCCGGGCAAAATGATCACCGTCGAGGTCCCGTGCGCCAGGACCTTGCCCTCCTGATCGACAACCTGAGCCTCTGCATAACCCAGCGTCCGGCCGACTTTGATCTGACGTCCACGGGCAATTAACTTGCCGGATACCGCCGGTGCAAGATAGTTTAATTTCAGATCTACAGTGGTAAGTCCCGTATCGGGATCCTCTATTCCATAATAGAGGGACCAAAAGGCGGCGGCATCGATGATCGAAGCAAACACACCGCCATGGACCACACCGAAGGGTTGTAAATGCTTTTTTGCCAGCTCGATTTCAAGGATCGCGTAACCAATGCCGACGTCCGTTAGCTTCATTGAAAGCAATTCAAAGTAAGGGCAGATGTTAGCGATATTGTTAAGGCGCTTTATGTATTCAGGGTTGGGTTTTCTCATCATTTATTAAGACCGGAGAAATTGGGGGACTCTGTGGGTATCGTTTATGTTAGAATTGGGAACAATTTGGCAGCTTCTTTTTTTTTATTTATCAAAAAGGTTCAATGTTCACAAGCAAAACCTATTCGCGCAGCAGCTTGCCGGGTTAGCCATCAGCAACTGTGGCATCTGGGTTGATGCGCTCATAAATATAAAAATCGTAGGGTTCAATTCCGGGTGTTGCAATCGTTTTAGATTCAATGGTCTTAAATTCAGATGCGGGTATTTCCGGAAAAAAGGTATCGCCGTCGATATCTCTGGGGATAACGGTCAAATAAATGCGGTCGGCCATGGTAAAGGCAAGCTCGTACAACTGCCCGCCACCGCAAATAAACGCTTCATCTTCCCCCTGCGGGCAGCTGCTTAATGCCTGTGCAAGGTCATGCACGACGATACACCCAGCGGCAACATAATCCTGTTGGCGCGTAACGACGATATTGGTTCTTTGGGGAAGAGGCTGTTTGAGGGATTCGAAGGTTTTTCTTCCCATAATCACCGTATGACCCAGCGTGATCTTTTTAAACATCTTCTGCTCCCCGGGTATTTTCCAGGGAATATCGCCCTGCCGCCCTATCACACGGTTCTTGGCCATCGCCGCAATCAGCGAGATCCTCATGTGCATTGCCCCTCTTAATTTTGTATAAGCTCACCGCAGAGACGCAGAGGTCGCAGAGAAACAATCTTTTCATTTGGCGGTGAGAGGCCGGCAAATGAAAAACTTCTCAGCCGCTTCGCGGCAATATACTTGTTAAGTAAACGAATACCGTTCTAAAAACGCCCCTGGCACCACGCGCATGGCAGATTAATTTTGATTTGCCGGCCTCTCACCGGCAAATCAAAAA of the Desulfobacterales bacterium genome contains:
- a CDS encoding TraB/GumN family protein, coding for MRQRLLIKYAFRFALFAFLFLTTFSANISELPAKTVTTQQTTKNCLWSIQTQSNNVYLLGSLHVLKQDSYPLAAAIESAFANSQRIVFETDIGAMQDPSMQGKMLALGMYPEGQNLFQNLAGNTRQQLKKKLSELGLPPEAFARFKPWFVALTLTTVELQRLGYNPLYGIDVYFFNKAKNGGKEIGFLEDPEYQINLLGNMTDTNQKDFLNQTLKDLELVSELAGDLVKNWKTGNADELHKLLHKSFKNYPDLNDRLLIQRNLKWVKEVEHAMGKNKNVLFVVGAGHLVGPESVVDLLRKKGYEVKQK
- a CDS encoding DUF309 domain-containing protein, producing the protein MGVKAHGKFDPFTDRTARDIRNSLSDAFVETLDVMKLDAVTNAARRWREQNLASVYTAYIDARLLSYQRVFDTIRRDAINDPLQQALLIWNQGLFFEFHDHLEAIWKAESGDKRQALKGLIKAAGVYVHLEQDHQQAAESLAMKAHALLQQYRHCLSFIANTQALLDKLKSGQPDPPLLEMTSFDA
- a CDS encoding GatB/YqeY domain-containing protein encodes the protein MSNRPNETYGWNPEMDTPLLEKLKADLKQSMLQKNVAARSAIRQIMAEFPKLTVPITLESGKESTRLKSGEEITDDDIIGIILGLAKSERLVLEAKDEDSSEYLAILKQYLPRMADREEVIAWIKENIDFSEYKNKMQAMGTIMKHFGKQADGKMVNEILKQWE
- a CDS encoding PaaI family thioesterase yields the protein MMRKPNPEYIKRLNNIANICPYFELLSMKLTDVGIGYAILEIELAKKHLQPFGVVHGGVFASIIDAAAFWSLYYGIEDPDTGLTTVDLKLNYLAPAVSGKLIARGRQIKVGRTLGYAEAQVVDQEGKVLAHGTSTVIILPGKAITADPPLPPKFIDA
- a CDS encoding dihydrofolate reductase — protein: MHMRISLIAAMAKNRVIGRQGDIPWKIPGEQKMFKKITLGHTVIMGRKTFESLKQPLPQRTNIVVTRQQDYVAAGCIVVHDLAQALSSCPQGEDEAFICGGGQLYELAFTMADRIYLTVIPRDIDGDTFFPEIPASEFKTIESKTIATPGIEPYDFYIYERINPDATVADG